A single genomic interval of Melopsittacus undulatus isolate bMelUnd1 chromosome 27, bMelUnd1.mat.Z, whole genome shotgun sequence harbors:
- the LOC117437781 gene encoding visinin-like — translation MGSGRSRSLSPELLSELQASTPFTEAQLREWHNRFLQQQPDGRVRHRDFLRLYRHFLPGSEVAAYAAHVFRSLDSDGDGSLDFREFVLAMNLTAPGRAKVKLRWAFALFDVDRDGEVSKGEVLEIVTAVFQLIPPKERESLPEDENTPEKRAEKLWAHFNKGENDKLAEAEFIDGVLDNDDIMRLIQYEPKK, via the exons ATGGGCAGCGGCCGCAGCCGCTCCCTGTCCCCAGAGCTCCTCTCTGAGCTCCAGGCCTCAACCCCCTTCACTGAGGCCCAACTGCGCGAGTGGCACAACcgcttcctgcagcagcagccggACGGGCGCGTGCGGCACCGCGACTTCCTGCGCCTCTACCGCCACTTCCTGCCGGGGTCAGAGGTCGCGGCCTACGCGGCCCACGTGTTCCGCAGCCTGGACTCGGACGGCGACGGGAGCCTGGACTTCCGCGAGTTCGTGCTGGCCATGAACCTGACGGCCCCGGGGAGGGCAAAGGTCAAACTGCGCTGGGCGTTCGCGCTGTTCGACGTGGATAGAGACGGGGAGGTCAGCAAGGGGGAGGTGCTGGAGATCGTCAcg GCTGTTTTCCAGCTCATCCCCCCCAAGGAACGAGAGTCTCTGCCCGAGGACGAGAACACACCCGAGAAACGTGCAGAGAAACTCTGGGCTCATTTCAACAAGGGGGAGAATG ATAAGCTGGCCGAGGCTGAGTTCATCGATGGGGTCTTGGACAACGATGACATCATGAGACTCATCCAATACGAGCCCAAGAAATAG
- the RPL28 gene encoding large ribosomal subunit protein eL28, translated as MSSHLQWMVLRNCSSFLLKRNNQTYSTEPHNLKSRHSFRYNGLIHRKSVGVEPAPDAKGIVVVLKKRTGQRKPSSSSSRISIHRDARATLRSLRNIIRKNRYRRDLRMAALRRASAILRSQKPVVMKKKRVRAAKAP; from the exons ATGTCGTCCCACCTGCAGTGGATGGTGCTGAGGAACTGCTCCAGCTTCCTGCTCAAGAGGAACAACCAGACCTACAGCACG gaaccccacAATCTCAAGTCCCGTCACTCCTTCCGCTATAATGGACTCATCCATCGCAAGTCTGTGGGGGTGGAACCAGCTCCGGACGCCAAAGGCATCGTCGTGGTGCTCAAGAAGCGCACGG GCCAGCGCaaaccctcctcctcctcctcgcgCATCTCCATCCATCGCGACGCTCGAGCCACACTCCGGAGCCTGCGGAACATCATCCGCAAGAACCGCTACCGCCGGGACCTGCGCATG GCTGCCCTGCGTCGTGCCAGTGCCATCCTGCGCAGCCAGAAGCCAGTGGtgatgaagaagaagagggTCCGGGCGGCGAAGGCTCCGTGA
- the IZUMO1 gene encoding izumo sperm-egg fusion protein 1 yields the protein MRRFQKRAFCINPCGRMEVVWIECISCNVTLFMCDRGVKCGERSLLVPQGEQLLLDCGLSWHRTSYGSKRYRLYRILGSGMGVTGNSGIRDWDQDQSWDQNRDRSRDREWDPGVTGNSGIWDRDQDQVWDWDPGIIGIRELPDQDQDQDQDQDWDQDQDQVQDQDQV from the exons ATGAGGCGCTTCCAGAAGCGAG CCTTTTGCATCAACCCCTGTG ggcgGATGGAGGTTGTGTGGATCGAGTGCATCTCCTGCAATGTCACCTTGTTCATGTGTGACCGGGGGGTGAAGTGTGGGG agcgCTCCCTGCTGGTGCCGCAGggggagcagctgctcctggaCTGTGGCCTCAGCTGGCACCGAACATCCTATGGGAGCAAGAGATACAGATTGTACCGGATACTGGGATCGGGAATGGGAGTTACTGGTAACAGTGGGATCCGGGATTGGGATCAG GATCAGAGCTGGGATCAGAACCGGGATCGGAGCCGGGATCGGGAATGGGATCCGGGAGTTACTGGTAACAGTGGGATCTGGGATCGGGATCAGGATCAGGTCTGGGATTGGGATCCAGGAATCATTGGGATCCGGGAGTTACCG gaccaggaccaggaccaggaTCAGGATCAGGACTGGGACCAGGACCAGGATCAGGTCCAGGACCAGGATCAGGTCTAG